From Corticium candelabrum chromosome 13, ooCorCand1.1, whole genome shotgun sequence, a single genomic window includes:
- the LOC134189111 gene encoding uncharacterized protein LOC134189111 isoform X1 → MWRQGVAWWLHNLTALRQSYARASSLVTTEACLLPKTAVEDDVRVSVPSGIQKLFHYFEQEDTHLLPLVEHVHTGNNSCWQDEFISLSGDVHKLYVSLLLYLEQLRSLTWQSPSSSVIDKLQYRYGTDHKDFRTFKDKRVQDGQDTRGELMSLVGKSLNDNTIQLLSEAFTDTEYSDDSILNPVYNFLCIRMKLRVHLFSTSLSMKIKESEDDDVKTVACS, encoded by the exons ATGTGGAGACAAGGTGTGGCTTGGTGGCTACACAACCTCACTGCGTTACGGCAGTCATACGCGAGAGCGTCCTCTCTTGTGACTACAGAAGCGTGTTTGTTGCCTAAAACTGCGGTTGAGGACGACGTACGAGTTTCAGTTCCTTCGGGCATCCAAAAATTGTTTCACTACTTTGAACAGGAAGATACACACCTGCTGCCGTTAGTGGAACATGTGCACACAG GAAACAACTCGTGTTGGCAAGATGAGTTCATTTCGCTTAGTGGAGACGTGCACAAGCTCTATGTTTCTCTGCTTTTGTATCTCGAACAGCTACGCAGTTTGACGTGGCAGTCTCCTTCCAGTTCTGTTATTGATAAGCTACAGTACAG ATATGGGACTGATCATAAGGATTTCCGTACGTTCAAAGACAAAAGAGTACAAGATGGTCAAGACACAAGAGGAGA ACTGATGTCACTTGTAGGAAAAAGTTTGAatgacaatacaatacaactcTTGTCCGAG GCCTTCACAGACACAGAATACAGTGATGACTCCATTCTCAaccctgtat ACAATTTTCTATGCATCAGAATGAAGCTGAGAGTGCATTTGTTCTCTACCA GTCTATCAATGAAAATCAAAGAGTCGGAGGATGATGATGTAAAGACAGTTGCTTGCTCGTAG
- the LOC134189111 gene encoding uncharacterized protein LOC134189111 isoform X2, protein MWRQGVAWWLHNLTALRQSYARASSLVTTEACLLPKTAVEDDVRVSVPSGIQKLFHYFEQEDTHLLPLVEHVHTGNNSCWQDEFISLSGDVHKLYVSLLLYLEQLRSLTWQSPSSSVIDKLQYRYGTDHKDFRTFKDKRVQDGQDTRGELMSLVGKSLNDNTIQLLSEAFTDTEYSDDSILNPVCRQFSMHQNEAESAFVLYQSINENQRVGG, encoded by the exons ATGTGGAGACAAGGTGTGGCTTGGTGGCTACACAACCTCACTGCGTTACGGCAGTCATACGCGAGAGCGTCCTCTCTTGTGACTACAGAAGCGTGTTTGTTGCCTAAAACTGCGGTTGAGGACGACGTACGAGTTTCAGTTCCTTCGGGCATCCAAAAATTGTTTCACTACTTTGAACAGGAAGATACACACCTGCTGCCGTTAGTGGAACATGTGCACACAG GAAACAACTCGTGTTGGCAAGATGAGTTCATTTCGCTTAGTGGAGACGTGCACAAGCTCTATGTTTCTCTGCTTTTGTATCTCGAACAGCTACGCAGTTTGACGTGGCAGTCTCCTTCCAGTTCTGTTATTGATAAGCTACAGTACAG ATATGGGACTGATCATAAGGATTTCCGTACGTTCAAAGACAAAAGAGTACAAGATGGTCAAGACACAAGAGGAGA ACTGATGTCACTTGTAGGAAAAAGTTTGAatgacaatacaatacaactcTTGTCCGAG GCCTTCACAGACACAGAATACAGTGATGACTCCATTCTCAaccctgtatgtag ACAATTTTCTATGCATCAGAATGAAGCTGAGAGTGCATTTGTTCTCTACCA GTCTATCAATGAAAATCAAAGAGTCGGAGGATGA